A stretch of Spodoptera frugiperda isolate SF20-4 chromosome 6, AGI-APGP_CSIRO_Sfru_2.0, whole genome shotgun sequence DNA encodes these proteins:
- the LOC118267743 gene encoding spectrin beta chain isoform X1 yields MTTDISVSRWDPSIGHGQEIIDEFEYDGGNSSSRLFERSRIKALADERESVQKKTFQKWVNSHLVRVGCRISDLYVDMRDGKQLIKLLEVLSGERLPRPTKGKMRIHCLENVDKALQFLREQRVHLENMGSHDIVDGNPRLSLGLIWTIILRFQIQDITIEETDNKETKSAKDALLLWCQMKTAGYNNVNVRNFTTSWRDGLAFNAIIHKHRPDLIQFDKLHRSNPMHNLNNAFNVAEEKLGLTKLLDAEDIAVDHPDEKSIITYVVTYYHYFSKMKQETVQGKRIGKVVGIAMENDKMMQEYESLTSDLLQWIERTIEALGDRTFANSLEGVRQQLIQFANYRTVEKPPKFVEKGNLEVLLFTLQSRMRAANQKPYTPREGKMIHDINRAWERLEKSEHERELALREELIRQEKLEQLAARFNRKAQMRETWLSENQRLVSQDNFGFDLAAVEAAAKKHEAIETDIFAYEERVQAVVAVCSELQAERYHDMERVCARRDNVLRLWAYLLELLRARRARLELSLQLQQNFQEMLYILDSMEEIKMRLLTDDYGKHLMGVEDLLQKHALVEADINVLGERVKVVVGQSQRFLEQEEGGYRPCDPAITVERIQQLENAYAELVHLAVERRKRLEDSRKLWQFYWDMADEENWIKEKEQIVSVDDIGHDLTTVYLLISKHKALEADVQAHEPQLMSVAAVGDELISQGHFGADRIQDRLRDILSQWNHLLDLVSLRKNRLDAAVRYHQLFADADDIDNWMLDTLRLVSSEDTGVDEAQVQSLLKKHKDVTDELKNYANVIQQLKQQAGTLSPVDATSAEVVSRLGAVDARHGELAELARLRKQRLLDALSLFKLLAEADAADQWIAEKDRMLDTMLPPKDIDDVEIMKHRYDGFDKEMNANASRVAVVNQLARQLIHVEHPQAARIQDRQAALNSAWSALREKAEGKKDELKSAQGVQTFHIECRETVSWIEDKKRILQQTDNLEMDLNGVMTLQRRLSGMERDLAAIQARISSLESEANAIEGDHPEEAQLIRDRVTMITENWEQLTQMLKERDAKLEEAGDLHRFLRSVDHFQAWLTKTQTDVASEDTPSNLAEAEKLLSQHQTIKEEIDNYKDEYAKMMEYGEKITAEPSTQDDPQYMFLRERLKALREGWAELQQMWENRQQLLAQSLELQLLQRDARQAEVLLAHQEHRLGKTEPPTNLEQAENMIKEHEAFLTTMEANDDKINSVVQFANRLVEERHFDADKIQRKAENIDARRNANREKALQQMEKLQDQLQLHQFLQDCDELGEWVQEKNVTAQDDTYRSAKTIHSKWTRHQAFEAEIAANKERLFAVQNAAEELMKQKPEFVEIISPKMSELQDQFENLQTTTKEKGERLFDANREVLLHQTCDDIDSWMNELEKQIENTDTGTDLASVNILMQKQQMIETQMAVKAKQVTELETQAEYLQKTVPDKMDEIKEKKKSVEQRFEQLKAPLLDRQRQLAKKKEAFQFRRDVEDEKLWVHEKMPQATTTDYGNSLFIVQMLQKKNQSLKTETDNHEPRILTVISNGQKLIDEGHEDTPEFKQLIEELTARWRELKDAIEERKNKLSQWEKAQQYLFDANEAEAWMSEQELYMMVEDRGKDEISAQNLMKKHEILEQAVDDYAHTIRQLGETVRHLTADEHPLSEQISVKQSQVDKLYAGLKDLAGERRAKLDEALRLFQLSREVDDLEQWITERELVASSQELGQDYDHVTLLWERFKEFARETQAVGSERVATAERIADQMIAMGHSDNATIAQWKEGLKETWQDLLELIETRTQMLAASRELHKYFHDCKDTLQRVNEKARGVSDELGRDAISVGALQRKHHNFMQDLSTLHQQVEAIRAECGRLGAMYAGEKAAEITRREAEVREAWAALSAACAARTTKLEDADHLYRFLNQVRTLTLWMDDVVRQMNTGEKPRDVSGVELLMNNHQSLKAEIDTREDNFSACISLGRELLARQHYASADIKEKLLQLTNQRNALLRRWEERWENLQLILEVYQFARDAAVAEAWLIAQEPYLMSQELGHTIDEVESLIKKHEAFEKSAAAQEDRFSALQRLTTLEQRESAMWPSAQPWDKCDESDFTYQPPPATKSHPPLTITINKNERPVSQVVEEIITDSNKFNIPEKIKARTLNINYANNQKKNDSYLWSPNNKNNSLSTISETSSAPNSPLMSPMSPEIYSSVFFEFPDQTEKANEYLACIDLILWERLSYLNVYPNVSLLRHKSNSSSKSSLKRFIRKWSKKAKAENDVKGEVAVLSLPGLTSSSKAINDLGKEVKSIPLSSSLLLLAQTRNLLCPDGAWYYNYLDSFEVKEKKRRQEAAEAAEREKREREAAEAAAAAAAAQDAVDRAQTPEQQPQELGEPSPATPPATPATPATPVAVALTETDSPPRPSTSKQTPAKPARLSTPGTSSTPATPSSSGKVKSRSRSKSPFRSFRWRTAKKLLAGSHHSDDEEGASPASEDEGVEGTLVRKHEWESAAKRASNRSWDKVYVVAKDGRMAFYKDQKAYKASPDAHWRGEAPLDLNGAVVEVAANYTKKKHVFRLRLSSGAEFLLQAHDEAEMSWWLESLRARAAAPAPRSHTLPAPHNAEPKRRSFFTLKKKSVTLLSQLYAP; encoded by the exons CCACGCCCAACAAAAGGCAAGATGCGTATCCACTGCTTGGAGAATGTGGATAAAGCGTTGCAGTTCTTGCGCGAACAACGAGTGCATTTGGAGAATATGGGATCCCACGACATCGTTGACGGAAACCCGAGGCTCAGTCTCGGTCTCATTTGGACCATCATTTTGCGCTTCCAG ATCCAAGACATCACAATCGAAGAAACAGACAACAAGGAGACAAAATCAGCCAAGGATGCTTTACTTCTCTGGTGTCAAATGAAGACAGCTGGTTACAACAACGTGAATGTCCGAAACTTCACGACTTCATGGCGTGATGGGCTCGCGTTCAACGCGATCATACACAAGCACAGGCCCGACCTCATTCAGTTCGACAAACTGCACAGAAGCAATCCCATGCACAACTTGAACAATGCTTTCAATGTCGCTGAGGAGAAACTTGGACTCACCAAGCTGTTGGATGCTGAAG ATATCGCCGTCGACCACCCCGACGAGAAGTCAATCATCACATACGTGGTGACGTACTACCACTACTTCAGTAAGATGAAGCAGGAGACGGTGCAGGGCAAGAGGATCGGCAAGGTCGTCGGCATCGCCATGGAGAACGACAAGATGATGCAGGAGTACGAGTCGCTTACCAG CGATCTCCTGCAATGGATCGAGCGTACTATCGAAGCGCTCGGTGACCGAACGTTCGCGAACTCATTGGAGGGTGTGCGCCAGCAACTCATACAGTTCGCTAACTACCGCACTGTGGAGAAACCACCTAA GTTCGTGGAGAAGGGTAACCTGGAAGTCCTCCTATTCACCCTGCAGTCACGCATGCGCGCCGCCAACCAGAAGCCGTACACTCCTCGCGAGGGCAAGATGATCCACGACATCAACCGCGCCTGGGAGAGGCTCGAGAAGTCCGAACACGAGAGGGAACTCGCACTCCGAGAGGAACTCATCAGGCAGGAGAAACTTGAACAACTTGCTGCCAG ATTCAACCGCAAGGCTCAGATGCGTGAGACGTGGTTGTCTGAGAACCAGCGCCTGGTGAGCCAGGACAACTTCGGCTTCGACCTGGCCGCAGTGGAGGCGGCCGCTAAGAAGCACGAGGCCATCGAAACTGATATCTTCGCGTATGAAGAACGCGTGCAGGCTGTTGTTGCCGTCTGTTCTGAGTTGCAGGCTGAGAG ATACCACGACATGGAGCGTGTATGCGCGCGACGTGACAACGTGCTTCGTTTGTGGGCGTACCTGTTGGAGCTACTGCGGGCCCGGCGAGCGCGCCTCGAACTCAGTCTGCAGCTGCAACAGAACTTCCAG GAGATGCTATACATCCTGGACTCCATGGAGGAGATCAAGATGCGTCTGCTGACGGACGACTACGGCAAGCATCTCATGGGCGTCGAGGATCTACTGCAGAAACACGCGCTTGTAGAGGCTGATATCAATGTACTGGGAGAGAGGGTCAAG GTGGTAGTAGGCCAATCCCAGCGGTTCCTGGAGCAAGAGGAAGGTGGTTACAGGCCATGCGACCCCGCCATCACAGTGGAGCGCATTCAGCAACTCGAGAACGCTTACGCTGAACTTGTACACCTCGCCGTGGAACGCAG AAAGCGCCTGGAGGACAGCCGCAAGTTGTGGCAGTTCTACTGGGACATGGCGGACGAAGAGAACTGGATCAAGGAGAAGGAGCAGATCGTCTCCGTCGATGACATCGGTCATGATCTTACTACCG TGTACCTCCTGATCTCCAAACACAAGGCGTTGGAGGCGGACGTGCAGGCTCACGAGCCACAACTGATGAGTGTCGCCGCAGTCGGAGATGAACTCATCTCGCAAGGACACTTCGGAGCTGACAGGATACAG GATCGTCTCCGTGACATCCTGTCCCAATGGAACCACCTATTGGACCTGGTCTCCCTGCGTAAGAACCGCCTTGACGCGGCCGTGCGCTACCATCAACTCTTCGCTGATGCTGATGATATCGACAACTGGATGTTGGATACACTCAG GTTGGTGTCATCCGAAGATACCGGTGTTGATGAGGCTCAAGTACAGAGCTTGCTGAAGAAACACAAGGATGTTACCGACGAACTCAAGAACTACGCCAATGTTATCCAGCAGCTCAAACAACAG GCGGGCACGCTGTCCCCGGTGGACGCGACGAGCGCGGAGGTGGTGTCCCGTCTGGGCGCGGTGGACGCGCGGCACGGCGAGCTGGCGGAGCTGGCGCGGCTGCGCAAGCAGCGCCTGCTGGACGCGCTCAGCCTCTTCAAGCTGCTGGCCGAGGCCGACGCCGCCGACCAGTGGATCGCAGAGAAGGACCGCATGCTCGACACCATGCTGCCGCCCAAGGACATCGACGACGTCGAGATCATGAAGCACAG ATACGACGGTTTCGACAAGGAGATGAACGCCAACGCGTCCCGCGTGGCCGTGGTGAACCAACTGGCGCGGCAACTCATCCACGTGGAGCACCCGCAGGCCGCGCGCATACAGGACCGACAGGCCGCGCTCAACTCCGCATGGAGCGCGCTACGGGAGAAG GCGGAAGGCAAGAAGGACGAGCTGAAGTCCGCGCAGGGCGTGCAGACGTTCCACATCGAGTGCCGCGAGACTGTGTCCTGGATCGAGGACAAGAAGAGGATCCTGCAGCAGACCGACAACTTGGAGATGGATCTCAACG GTGTGATGACCCTCCAGCGTCGCCTGTCCGGTATGGAGCGCGACCTGGCCGCCATCCAGGCTCGCATCTCGTCCTTGGAGAGCGAGGCCAACGCCATCGAGGGAGACCATCCAGAGGAGGCACAGCTCATTCGCGACCGTGTCACCATGATCACGGAGAACTGGGAACAACTCACGCAGATG CTCAAAGAGCGCGACGCGAAGTTGGAGGAGGCTGGCGACTTGCACCGCTTCCTTCGCTCCGTGGATCACTTCCAGGCTTGGCTCACCAAGACACAGACCGATGTCGCTTCCGAGG ATACGCCATCGAACCTGGCGGAGGCGGAGAAGCTGTTGTCTCAGCACCAGACCATCAAGGAGGAGATCGACAACTACAAGGACGAGTACGCCAAGATGATGGAGTACGGAGAGAAGATCACTGCC GAGCCGTCCACCCAAGACGACCCGCAGTACATGTTCCTGCGCGAGCGGCTGAAGGCGCTGCGCGAGGGCTGGGCCGAGCTGCAGCAGATGTGGGAGAACAGGCAACAACTGCTCGCGCAGAGCCTCGAGCTGCAGCTGCTGCAGCGGGACGCCAGGCAGGCTGAGGTGCTACTGGCGCACCAGGAACACAG GTTAGGCAAGACCGAGCCACCAACCAACCTGGAGCAGGCCGAGAACATGATCAAGGAGCACGAGGCTTTCCTCACCACCATGGAGGCCAACGACGACAAGATCAACTCCGTCGTACAGTTCGCCAACCGCCTCGTCGAAGAGAGACACTTCGACGCCGACAAGATCCAGCGCAAGGCTGAGAACATCGACGCCAGGCGCAATGCCAACCGGGAGAAGGCACTCCAGCAGATGGAGAAACTCCAGGACCAGCTACAGCTGCACCAGTTCCTGCAGGACTGCGACGAGCTCGGAGAGTGGGTGCAGGAGAAGAATGTCACCGCTCAGGACGACACGTACCGCTCGGCCAAGACCATCCACTCCAAGTGGACCCGCCATCAAGCTTTCGAAGCAGAGATCGCGGCTAACAAGGAACGCCTGTTCGCAGTACAGAATGCTGCTGAAGAGCTCATGAAGCAGAAACCCGAATTTGTCGAAATCATCTCCCCGAAAATGTCCGAACTGCAAGATCAGTTTGAGAACCTGCAAACCACTACTAAGGAGAAGGGAGAACGCCTATTTGACGCCAACCGCGAAGTTTTGCTGCACCAGACTTGCGACGACATCGACTCATGGATGAACGAACTCGAGAAACAAATCGAGAACACCGACACCGGCACTGATCTGGCATCTGTGAACATTCTCATGCAGAAGCAACAGATGATCGAGACACAGATGGCCGTTAAAGCCAAGCAAGTCACCGAACTGGAGACTCAGGCTGAATATTTGCAGAAGACCGTCCCGGACAAGATGGACGAGATCAAGGAGAAGAAGAAGTCGGTGGAGCAGCGGTTCGAGCAGTTGAAGGCGCCATTGTTGGACCGCCAGCGTCAGCTGGCCAAGAAGAAGGAAGCCTTCCAGTTCCGTCGCGACGTCGAGGATGAGAAGCTCTGGGTGCACGAGAAGATGCCACAGGCCACCACTACGGACTACGGCAACTCTCTGTTCATCGTGCAGATGTTGCAGAAGAAGAACCAGTCGCTCAAGACTGAGACTGACAACCACGAGCCGAGGATCCTGACTGTAATCTCTAACGGACAGAAGCTGATTGATGAGGGACACGAGGATACGCCCGAGTTCAAGCAGCTTATTGAAGAACTTACCGCGAGGTGGCGAGAACTGAAGG ATGCCATCGAAGAACGCAAGAACAAACTGTCCCAATGGGAGAAGGCACAACAATACCTATTCGACGCGAATGAAGCAGAAGCATGGATGAGCGAACAGGAGCTGTACATGATGGTGGAAGACCGCGGCAAGGACGAGATCTCCGCGCAGAACTTGATGAAGAAGCATGAGATACTGGAACAGGCCGTCGATGACTACGCGCATACCATCAGGCAGCTTGGAGAGACTGTACGACACCTCACTGCTGATGAACATCCGCTCAG TGAGCAGATCTCAGTGAAGCAGTCTCAAGTAGACAAGCTGTATGCGGGTCTGAAGGACCTGGCAGGCGAGAGACGTGCCAAGTTGGACGAGGCGCTCCGCCTCTTCCAGCTGTCCAGGGAGGTTGATGACCTCGAGCAATGGATCACCGAGCGAGAACTTGTGGCTAGCTCGCAAGAACTTGGACAGGACTACGACCATGTTACC TTATTATGGGAGCGTTTCAAGGAGTTCGCCCGCGAGACCCAGGCGGTTGGGTCGGAGCGCGTGGCCACCGCGGAACGTATCGCCGACCAGATGATCGCCATGGGACACTCCGACAACGCCACCATCGCGCAGTGGAAGGAGGGACTCAAGGAGACCTGGCAGGACCTGCTCGAGCTTATTGAGACTAGGACACAG ATGTTGGCAGCGTCTCGCGAGCTGCACAAGTACTTCCACGACTGCAAGGACACGCTGCAGCGCGTGAACGAGAAGGCGCGCGGCGTCAGCGACGAGCTGGGCCGGGACGCCATCAGCGTCGGCGCGCTGCAGCGGAAGCACCACAACTTCATGCAGGACCTCAGCACTCTGCACCAACAG GTGGAGGCGATCCGCGCGGAGTGCGGTCGTCTGGGCGCGATGTACGCGGGCGAGAAGGCGGCGGAGATCACGCGGCGCGAGGCGGAGGTGCGCGAGGCGTGGGCCGCGCTGTCGGCGGCCTGCGCGGCCCGGACCACCAAGCTGGAGGACGCCGACCACCTCTACCGGTTCCTCAACCAGGTGCGCACGCTCACGCTCTGGATGGACGACGTCGTACGGCAGATGAACACCGGGGAGAAACCGCG TGACGTCAGCGGCGTAGAACTCCTAATGAACAACCACCAATCTCTGAAGGCGGAGATTGACACGCGCGAGGATAATTTCTCAGCTTGCATCTCATTGGGTCGCGAGCTATTAGCGCGGCAACACTACGCGTCCGCCGACATTAAGGAGAAGCTGCTGCAACTGACCAACCAACGGAACGCCTTGTTACGCCGCTGGGAGGAACGCTGGGAGAACCTTCAACTCA TCCTGGAGGTATACCAGTTCGCCCGCGACGCTGCAGTGGCGGAGGCCTGGCTCATAGCACAGGAGCCTTACCTAATGTCACAAGAACTTGGTCACACCATTGACGAAGTAGAATCTCTCATCAAGAAACACGAGGCCTTCGAGAAGTCCGCCGCAGCACAGGAGGACCGCTTCTCAGCTCTACAGAGGCTCACTACC CTTGAACAGCGTGAGTCTGCAATGTGGCCTAGTGCACAACCTTGGGATAAATGTGACGAATCAGACTTTACCTACCAACCCCCACCCGCAACCAAATCTCACCCACCTCTCACTATAACCATTAACAAAAACGAACGACCCGTCAGCCAAGTAGTCGAAGAAATTATAACAGATAGCAACAAGTTTAACATACCAGAGAAAATTAAGGCTAGAACACTAAATATTAACTACGCGAATAACCAAAAGAAGAACGATTCCTACCTATGGTCCccgaataataaaaacaatagtttatcAACAATATCGGAGACCAGTTCCGCGCCAAACTCGCCCTTAATGTCTCCAATGTCACCTGAGATATACAGCTCAGTTTTCTTTGAGTTCCCCGATCAGACAGAGAAAGCGAATGAGTACCTGGCCTGTATAGACTTGATACTCTGGGAGCGGTTGTCGTATCTAAATGTTTACCCGAACGTATCATTACTAAGGCATAAAAGCAATAGTTCGTCAAAATCTAGTTTGAAGCGGTTTATTAGGAAATGGTCTAAGAAAGCGAAGGCAGAGAATGACGTTAAGGGTGAAGTTGCAGTGCTTTCGCTGCCTGGTCTGACGAGTAGTTCGAAAGCTATTAATGATCTTGGGAAAGAAGTAAAGAGTATACCCTTAAGTTCCTCCCTCCTCCTGTTGGCCCAAACCCGTAACCTGTTGTGTCCCGACGGTGCATGGTACTATAACTATTTGGACAGT TTCGAAGTGAAAGAGAAGAAGCGAAGACAGGAGGCTGCAGAAGCCGCGGAGAGGGAGAAGCGAGAGCGCGAGGCTGCCGAGGCtgcggccgccgccgccgccgcgcaggACGCCGTGGACAGGGCGCAGACCCCCGAGCAACAACCACAAG AGTTGGGCGAGCCGTCCCCCGCCACTCCCCCCGCGACCCCCGCGACCCCTGCGACCCCCGTGGCGGTCGCCCTCACCGAGACCGACTCCCCGCCCCGACCCTCGACCTCCAAGCAGACGCCCGCCAAACCTGCTCGCCTCTCCA CTCCCGGGACGAGTTCGACGCCAGCCACGCCGTCTAGTTCCGGTAAGGTGAAGTCGCGGTCGCGAAGCAAGTCGCCCTTCAGGAGTTTCCGATGGCGCACGGCGAAGAAACTGCTCGCCGGATCTCATCATAGCGACGATGAAG AGGGCGCTAGTCCCGCGAGTGAGGACGAGGGCGTAGAGGGAACATTGGTGCGCAAACACGAGTGGGAGTCCGCCGCCAAACGAGCTTCCAACAG ATCATGGGACAAAGTGTACGTGGTGGCAAAGGACGGCCGCATGGCGTTCTACAAGGACCAGAAGGCGTACAAGGCGTCACCTGACGCGCACTGGCGCGGCGAGGCACCTCTCGACCTCAACGGCGCCGTCGTAGAGGTCGCCGCCAACTACACTAAGAAGAAGCATGTGTTCCGTCTTAG ACTGAGCAGCGGCGCGGAGTTCCTGCTGCAGGCGCACGACGAGGCGGAGATGTCGTGGTGGCTGGAGTCGCTgcgcgcgcgcgccgcggcGCCGGCGCCCCGCTCGCACACGCTGCCCGCGCCGCACAACGCCGAGCCCAAGCGGCGCTCCTTCTTCACGCTCAAGAAAAAGTCAGTCACTCTCCTCTCCCAACTATACGCACCCTAA